A window of Trichoderma atroviride chromosome 3, complete sequence contains these coding sequences:
- a CDS encoding uncharacterized protein (BUSCO:EOG092D3M1U) gives MGSLSIVHSSDGQNYDRIDGDEASMSGIPRIAGAGDGDGGSIIPDITAGQKMVSAMSGSLLTSLLVTPLDVVRVRLQSQPTSATAAPVVDFSRLMRTTANLTPVQTAELGVTACCREVFFAESAIDYCLAAPRIEGIAISGGSGAAADCAVQEVQKKTYHSTIDGLRKIARNEGFTTLWRGLSPTLAMTIPANIIYFTGYDWLRFSAMSPFSKLSTDYAPLAAGSFARILAATAVGPIELVRTRMQAASGASTTNHLVEAFSGIRSMVASQGYTSLWRGLTLTLWRDVPFSGLYWWGYESIRSRISDIREERQGRTMSRDTIDGLSRTTARRRSQSRESHTETFLDSFAAGATSGAIASIMTMPFDVGKTRTQVYKHSSRRAAGSALAPEQQNMGRLLLHIFQTEGISGLWRGWIPRTLKVAPACAIMISSYEVGKRAFRSVNERSMSESLAGED, from the exons ATGGGatctctctccatcgtcCACAGCTCAGACGGCCAAAACTACGACAGGATAGACGGAGACGAGGCCAGCATGTCTGGCATTCCTAGGATTGCGGGCGcgggcgatggcgatggaggcagCATCATTCCGGATATCACAGCTGGCCAGAAGATGGTGTCGGCCATGTCGGGCAGTCTCTTGACTTCATTGCTGG TAACTCCACTAGACGTCGTTCGTGTGCGCTTACAATCGCAACCGACTTCCGCTACCGCCGCTCCGGTTGTGGACTTTTCGAGACTCATGCGAACAACCGCCAACCTCACCCCCGTGCAGACTGCCGAACTGGGCGTCACAGCGTGCTGCCGCGAAGTGTTCTTCGCAGAGAGCGCCATAGACTACTGCCTCGCCGCGCCGAGAATCGAGGGCATCGCAATATCCGGCGGAAGTGGCGCCGCCGCTGACTGCGCAGTGCAAGAAGTCCAAAAGAAGACATATCACTCAACCATCGATGGTCTGCGAAAGATTGCCCGCAATGAAGGATTCACGACGTTATGGAGAGGCCTCTCACCTACCCTCGCCATGACAATTCCCGCCAATATCATTTACTTCACCGGATACGATTGGCTGCGATTCAGCGCCATGAGCCCATTTTCAAAACTCTCTACAGATTATGCGCCCCTCGCCGCTGGCTCTTTCGCTCGAATTCTCGCAGCAACCGCCGTTGGCCCTATCGAGCTCGTCCGCACCCGTATGCAGGCTGCGTCTGGCGCTTCTACCACAAACCACCTGGTTGAAGCTTTCAGCGGGATTCGCTCCATGGTTGCCTCTCAAGGGTACACCTCATTATGGCGAGGCCTGACATTGACTCTGTGGAGAGATGTGCCCTTTTCTGGCCTCTACTGGTGGGGATATGAGTCTATCCGATCTAGGATTTCCGATATTCGCGAAGAACGACAGGGCAGGACAATGAGCCGCGACACAATTGATGGGCTCAGCCGCACAACCGCCCGGCGTCGATCTCAGAGCCGAGAGAGCCATACGGAAACTTTTCTTGACAGTTTCGCCGCTGGCGCTACCTCGGGCGCTATTGCATCCATCATGACCATGCCGTTTGACGTGGGCAAAACGCGCACCCAAGTCTACAAGCACAGTTCGCGCCGTGCAGCCGGAAGCGCACTGGCACCCGAGCAGCAGAACATGGGGCGACTACTATTACACATTTTCCAGACGGAGGGCATCTCTGGCCTATGGCGAGGTTGGATCCCCCGCACACTGAAGGTGGCACCGGCTTGTGCCATTATGATCAGTAGCTACGAAGTCGGCAAGCGGGCGTTTCGAAGTGTCAATGAACGCTCTATGAGCGAGAGCTTGGCTGGCGAGGactga
- a CDS encoding uncharacterized protein (EggNog:ENOG41~SECRETED:SignalP(1-19)), translating to MQFSTLPLLAALTASVASASQMQINYYSDVCSSYEGQVDVTWATNIYNGKDNCYNYHFGNYANIANCNTGDGCRCNFYNSDNCQNYSGYTASGTGNCIPVANARSFECWYGSN from the coding sequence aTGCAGTTCTCTAccctccctcttctcgcGGCCCTCACCGCATCCGTCGCCTCTGCCTCACAGATGCAAATCAACTACTACAGCGATGTCTGCAGCTCATACGAGGGCCAAGTCGACGTCACCTGGGCCACCAACATCTACAACGGCAAGGACAACTGCTACAACTACCACTTTGGCAACTACGCAAACATTGCCAACTGCAACACCGGCGACGGCTGCAGATGCAACTTTTACAACTCGGACAACTGCCAAAACTACTCGGGATATACCGCCTCTGGCACCGGAAACTGCATTCCCGTTGCCAATGCCAGGTCTTTCGAATGCTGGTATGGCAGCAACTAA
- a CDS encoding uncharacterized protein (EggNog:ENOG41~BUSCO:EOG092D2XJY) has translation MYTLTNIDQHHFSGPEDVYVLEAHRTAAGLATVASDQTLSLFNPARLGAGPVSSLKTSHGNVAALRVFDAGSSLVCTAGENGSVGVWDLRQGARVAQFQAAEASILSMACSANTQTIAVGTELENHVASIHLWDVRSTPTPKATYSEVHSDDVTSLGFHPSSPTLLISGSTDGLVSVHDTTIADEDELTVQTLNHNASIHDAAFLTPTEVFALSHDETFALYDVSEERTDGSATRHFGDLRKVLGCQYVANVTTKLDGSGAILGAGAQDKQNFELVFLAKTPDSAWALDHDNRVVLPGAHGSEIVRSFCFFDDEQVVFTTGEDGNVKAWRAG, from the exons ATGTATACCCTCACCAACATCGACCAGCACCACTTCTCCGGCCCAGAAGACGTCTACGTGCTCGAGGCGCACCGCACAGCAGCCGGTCTCGCCACCGTCGCCTCGGACCAGACGCTCTCGCTGTTCAACCCAGCCCGCCTTGGAGCCGGGCCTGTTTCGAGCCTCAAGACGAGCCATGGCAACGTGGCGGCGCTGCGGGTGTTTGACGCGGGGAGTTCGTTGGTCTGTACGGCTGGTGAGAATGGGTCTGTTGGGGTTTGGGATTTGAGGCAGGGGGCGAGGGTTGCGCAGTTTCAGG CGGCCGAGGCATCCATCTTGTCAATGGCATGCAGCGCAAACACTCAAACAATCGCCGTCGGCACAGAGCTGGAGAACCACGTCGCCTCAATACACCTCTG GGACGTCCGCTCCACCCCCACGCCCAAAGCAACCTACTCCGAAGTCCACAGCGACGACGTGACCTCTCTCGGCTTCCACCCGTCCTCGCCCACGCTGCTCATCTCCGGCTCGACCGACGGCCTCGTCAGCGTCCACGACACGACCAttgccgacgaggacgagctgACGGTGCAGACGTTGAACCACAACGCCTCGATCCACGACGCCGCGTTCCTGACGCCCACCGAGGTCTTTGCGCTGTCGCACGACGAGACGTTTGCGCTGTATGACGTTTCCGAGGAACGCACGGATGGGAGTGCGACGCGCCATTTCGGGGACTTGAGGAAGGTGCTTGGGTGTCAGTATGTGGCGAATGTGACGACAAAGTTGGATGGGAGCGGTGCCATTCTGGGCGCGGGAGCGCAAGA TAAACAAAACTTTGAGCTCGTCTTCCTAGCCAAGACGCCGGATAGCGCTTGGGCACTCGATCACGATAATAGAGTTGTCCTACCTGGCGCACACGGCAGCGAGATTGTGCGCtcgttttgcttctttgacGATGAGCAGGTTGTCTTTACGACGGGAGAGGACGGAAATGTGAAGGCGTGGAGGGCAGGTTAA
- a CDS encoding uncharacterized protein (EggNog:ENOG41) produces MAPLAQAVTVSLQDLQNGNVSFETLQEAFGPDSLGILVVKNVPEEFAQLRHVALSYGSYLGNLPKEELDKLENAKAKYLTGWSLGKETLKNGQADTFKGSYYANCAFYVNPSLDCAEPTPEFSPETFPEYLSPNIWPAEQVLPGMKPAVTSLCRLIIDVAVLVARACDRFAEKEIQGYPKGYLEHVVSTSNTTKARLLHYFPQGASDAASTAAGGDEDDWCGTHLDHGCLTGLTSAMFIDEKQVDPAVPSAADLTSLTGASLPPLEELPASPDAAAGLYIKSRTGETVQVKIPRDCIAFQTGEALERITAGRFKAVPHFVRGGQGERERWQGGEEHAGGVYAAEPGRGGGYRAALDVWGVCEGCCDEEYRFLGLVFSGLDYMYLGQ; encoded by the exons ATGGCCCCTCTGGCACAGGCTGTGACTGTATCCCTCCAAGACCTCCAAAACG GAAATGTCTCATTCGAGACTTTACAAGAGGCTTTTGGCCCTGATTCCCTTGGCATCTTAGTGGTCAAGAACGTTCCGGAGGAGTTTGCGCAGCTGCGCCATGTCGCCTTATCATATGGATCTTATTTGGGCAACCTCCCCAAGGAGGAGCTAG ACAAGCTGGAAAATGCCAAGGCAAAGTACCTGACTGGCTGGTCCCTCGGCAAGGAGACGCTCAAGAATGGCCAGGCCGACACCTTCAAGGGATCCTACTACGCAAACTGTGCCTTCTACGTCAACCCCAGCCTGGACTGTGCCGAGCCCACGCCAGAGTTCTCGCCCGAGACGTTTCCCGAGTACCTCTCGCCCAACATCTGGCCGGCGGAGCAAGTGCTCCCCGGCATGAAGCCGGCCGTGACCAGCCTGTGCCGCCTCATCATCGACGTTGCCGTGCTGGTGGCGCGCGCCTGCGACCGCTTTGCCGAGAAGGAGATCCAGGGCTACCCCAAGGGCTACCTGGAGCACGTCGTCAGCACGTCCAACACCACCAAGGCGAGGCTGCTGCACTACTTCCCCCAGGGGGCGTCCGACGCAGCGTCAACAGCGGCAGGgggcgacgaggacgactGGTGCGGCACGCATCTCGACCACGGCTGCTTGACGGGCCTGACGTCGGCCATGTTCATCGACGAGAAGCAGGTCGATCCCGCGGTGCCCAGCGCGGCGGACCTGACGAGCCTCACGGGggcctcgctgccgcccctggaggagctgccCGCGTCGCCCGACGCCGCGGCCGGCCTGTACATCAAGTCTCGGACGGGCGAGACGGTGCAGGTCAAGATCCCGCGTGACTGCATCGCGTTCCAGACGGGCGAGGCCCTGGAGCGCATCACGGCGGGCAGGTTCAAGGCGGTGCCGCACTTTGTGAGGGGGGGTCAGGGCGAGCGTGAGCGATGGCAGGGTGGCGAGGAACACGCTGGCGGTGTTTACGCAGCCGAACCTGGGCGAGGAGGTGGATATCGAGCAGCACTTGACGTTTGGGGAGTTTGCGAGGGGTGTTGTGACGAAGAATACCGTTTCCTAGGCTTGGTGTTTTCTGGTttagactacatgtacctaggaCAATGa